GAGTCTCAGATTTTGGTATCACGCTAGCATCGTCCATCCTCTGTAGTTCCGCCTTGACCTTGTCCCTAAGAGCAAATGGAATCTTGCGTGGTGCATGTATGACTGGCGTAACATCTGGAACAACTACAGTCTTGCTGAGGCCCTTGAATGCTTGTTCTTGTTTAGCTTCTATGTCTGCTGCACTGCTTGGCCCATCCCCCTCTGGCCCATCCCCTCATGATAGCATGAACACTGGTTTAATCAGCTTCATTTCCATGCATGTTTCTAGTCCTAAAATGGGTACCACGTCTTGGTCCACTATGATGAACTTCAGAGCATATAGATGAGTGTCATGTTCCACTAGAAGTAAAGTTTGACCCAGAATTTCCATTTAATGTCCAAAATATGATACTAGCTTAGTCTTTGATTTGGTAAGCACTCTTCCCCCTAGAGATTTATACAGGTCCTTGGACATCACATTAATCTGAGCTCCTGTATCCAATTTCAGCTTCACTGATATGTCATTGACTTCCAGTTTCCATTCTTTATTTCCTGTACCCTGTTCACCTACACTGAACACAAAGAATGTCTCATCATCTGGTTCATCAGTTTGATCTGATTCCTCACATTCCTTATCCtacatgtgtaaatatttctttcttaGTTCATTTTAGTCCAGCATACCGTGTCAAATCGACTCTTCTTTCCCCACTTTCCTCGTGTTCTTTGTAAGAATTGCCAATTCGCTGATAAACAGGGAAAGACAATAAGTATACACTTTTCTGGTCAGTGACGGTCACAATAATTTGAATGGAGTGACACCTCGACAGTACTGTGGCCCCAGTGACAAGAATAGAGTGATTTTTGTACACTTAGTGGTGGCATGGATGTCTGGAGAGTATTGACTCCAATGGCAACGTTGCACTACCACACTGCGTCGTCGTGcagtgtttgtttacaaacaatgcaaacaagggagataactcttgacgatATGTAGTTACTAGGGACGCGCGTGGTCCAGTTTAGCACAAAGGAATATACCTGCGACACGTGACCGGTTTTGACAAATGTGAAGTCGACATTGCTGTGCAAGTCGAGATAATGGTGTCATATGTAAACCTAACTGAGACTTGATGACGATGTGACTGATGTTCATGAACATTGCTATACTAATGACATTTCTTTTTACAATTTGACATTTCATGTATCTATTGGAGGACCAGACAGCTTGATTACAAAATAGCATGTGCAAAGCACTGTCTAGCAAGGTTATAAGTACAAGAAAACATGCACTGGAAACAGGAGCCATAAACCTACAATTTTATAATCCATTCCAGCCTCTGCAATCTACTTTCATGAAGATCTGAATGGACCTGAATGATTAAATGGAGGATGCGTGAATTCAAGTGCTAAGTACAGGTACAAATCTTAGTACAGGTGTCAAATTTAGATCGCAGAAAACACGACTACTGCATGCCTCACAGCCCTTTGAAAGATGCCCTGTATGCAGTACGGGTAATTACCACTGAGACAAGCGACCTGCAGATATTCATTGATGAGGTGGACTTTCCCATATCCACTTCACCTAATCCTGACTAATCAACaaggcatgacatacccacatcaacTAATTTACTTTCCGTACCTAATGggtgaaaattatgtgaaatgGGGGGACACAGATGAGATACACATAAAGACATTTCGTATATTAGAGTGAGTAagcgagtgtagttttacgcgtTGCGATATTGATGTTAGAAATGGCTTTTTTGCAAGCAACCGTTTGGGGTTTGGGGATTATGTTTGGGTTGATGCCTCGAAGTTTATGTTTGACTGCTGGCCCGTTAGTGCTGATATTAGTTTGGAACTTGAAACTCGTCTTCCTAACAAACCAGTAGTTTTGGTCTCATAATATTATGAATGATTGTGGGGAGTGTCTATGATTTCGGAACTTTCGTTCTCCTTTAACAtggattttaaaaatacaatttcATATGTTAATTATGTTAAAGCAACAATTCAGGTTACACCTATGCATGCTGGatcatcacaggattgtctggcacaaactcgattatttagagaccattTGAATATGGACAGGCTATAACAGGGGACAGGATTATATGAAATATTATGGCTTTTGTGTGACTCGTCTGGTTataagaaataaaaatatgcatgtaatTGTATTCTGGCACATGATGCAAGTGGTAGCACACACTTTATTTGACACCCAAAAGGAGGCccagcgccggttgttattATATCTGGTCGGCTTGTTGTCTTATTTCCTTTGTTAACGTTCGGGGATCCTCTATGATCCATCATGTTTCGATAActtagtttcacttcctggtagtTCAACACTTCGTGCGTAGGAATGCCAACAGCActctttaacaaataaaaacgtCTCCCTGGTCTCAACGGTTTACTGATTATCCCCCGAAACAACGAAGTTGCGGTGATATGGAAACGAGTTCCGTCCGCGCGTCCGCAATACTTTCTCCGAGGCATATTTAGTAGACTATTCGTGATAGCttaaccaaacttggtacacatgtttAGTACCTATGATCCTTGGATGCCACTTTTGGGGGTTAGGCTCAgatatgaattatattttttgcggtttccatggaaacgactAGGCTGTGACTATGGGGAGGTCACATTGTCCGGAacagatctcctaaactatgcatgctagcttcatcaaacttggtacacgtATCAGGCAtaatccctagatgtgccttttagGGATTAGACTCTgacatgaattttattttttgaggtTTCCATGGACACATGACTTGGCTTTGGCTTTGAAGCTATTATATTGCCCAGAGCAGATTTCCTAAACTTTACCTCTATCAAACATGGTGCACATGTTCACCATAATCCTTTAGAACTTTAagactgttcactatttcttcgcCCAACTTACCTTTTGGTAGGTTTATATATCTGAATATAATATTGTTTGCCTTTCCATGGCATCAAGTTCGAGCTCTACTGAATTTGGTGTTAGTGTTCTTTTCCGAACAGAACTtacaatactctccttccactctctcatatgcacaccaaaacattgactTACTGCAATGATCTTATTAGTAGACATACTAATGAAGAGTATTTTATcgttgcaggggatattgatgactttgtcttcttgttgatTTCGTGGAAAcattgtgaaactgtgtacagtgtagtttatttgtttatattgGCTTCACTTTAACAAACTGGGCCTGCAGATTCCATTCaggggcctgtagattttaaagaagTGATGCCCAACTgttaaattaaagtattgcaaacattgCTTGTTACTATCACTAAACAGAGGAGTCTACCGTCAAGACCTTATTTTATCTCACACAGAAATGAAGCCTGGTTTAAAACCCTCTTAAAGATCCACTGATCCCATACAAGCTTCCATTTGCCCAGATGCTGACGGGATGTCATTGTTACCACCcgccaccccacccccacctctaCAGAGGGCTCGGCCCCAGAGAGGTATGTTGTACTTGTTATCCAAAATGACAGCTTGCTCTGAAGCAATCGAGAGTATTAGCTACTCATTTGTAAGTCAGATATATAAGAATGATTTTAAGGGTCTCCCCCAACTTGTACTGGACAGACGAGTTACCTGTAGCCAAACACCACTTTTTCTGCCTGCTGTCGTGATTTCACAGTTCATGAGCAGGAAATATGTCCCATTCAGTATTTAGTTGGAACAATGCATGTGCTATCCGTGAGTTCTCTACGTACCTATTTCTGGGTCTATCGTCAGTTTCAACTTGGAAAGTAACCCGGAGCCAATTAACTGTATCCTACTGACATTCGTCAATAGGTCATCGATGAATGCTTATCACATCAATcactggtccaggcttgattattcaCTGACCAATTTCAGGGACACCTGCAGTTTACGGGTCCCTGCCTTCGGCAGTCACCCGGAAGTAGAATGTATTCTATAGTAACGTGTACGCGCCTTCGGCGCGAGCTTACTGCCTATGGCAGTAAGCGACGCGCGCAGCGCGTCATATATAAAAGAAAAGCACGCGAGAGCGGGCTGATCTCCGTTAGGAGGCATTTTAGACGAATTTAGAGGTCATTTTCGTGTTTACTGGCAAAAGTTTAGTTTAAAACTTCGTCTGAAAGACGAGAGTTTTAAACACGAATTTTAGtaatcctccaaaacattaatcCAATCGTTAGTAATCAAAGGGAAATCCTCATGACGTTCCttttctctgattggtcaaatgtgGACGCACGTGTCGAATGTTCCAAATAAGGTAGTGGGTTACAAGGTATGCCACAACTTGAATGAGATGGGATATGTGCATGCGACAGTAAATCATGGTAAGGAATTTGTGAATGCAGAGAATGGTGTGTACACAAATAAAACTGAGAGTACGTGGAGAGTGGTGAAAGCGTCCCTGCCCAGGTATGGAACTGCGAAAGGATTGTTTGATAGTTCATCGTGAGGTAAAAATATTTACGTTGTTTTGATGATccttttgtaacatttcttgCGTTTATCCGCCGTGCGTTTGACAACCCCAAAAAACCATGCATACTTTaatgattgaaattgaaaataaagaaaatggtgTTCAGGAGTCGGATAAATTTAATGCAAGCGGAGGTTTGTTCTTGTAATGTAAGTGAAGCGTTTTGATATTAGACATCAAATAAACTCACCTCTTTTTGTTTATTAGGAatagaaaagaaatgataagtaatatgtaaaaataatgtAGGGGGGCACCTGCCCCCCTAAAACCCCCCATTCTGTTGAAATATGAGAttgcaaaaaaaataatacattcGGTTAGCACTGGGAAATTGTATCGTGAtcttaaaaaatgaataaacactgCAATTGACAATACCATGACATAATACTGACCCTAAAATAATGTTGAGGAATGAAGGTCTTGAGCTGATTCTCGATTATAACCCAAAGGTAATTTAATAGGTCAAACAAGGCCATAGAACAGCGGCAGTAACTCGCCGGAGTAAACAAAAAATGGCGTCAGCGTTAGTGCTCGCTTCGatgtaaatatggcttctgCGCATGTCTGTCACGTACACTTCCGGGGACCCGTAAAGTGCAGTTTACCCCAATTTCATACAGCGCGAATATTGCTGTGTTATGGTTTGGACAACTCGACAAGCGTACGAGCAGTTAAGACAACATCAAAGCAAGTGCGCTCACATAGATAATACAATAAACTTCTGTACGTCTAGATTCCGATCTTTATTATAAAGATGCATTTGAAAGATTTAAAGATGAAAGATTTGAATGACTGCATGTTTATATCTTATGTGACTTAACAGTTACtggatacagcagtgaagtaGTCAAATTTTGGCATTTCACGTGAGTATGGTGAAGTAAGTTACAGTAGCTTGTCTTGGCATTCAATGTCAGTATAGTTGAGGGTTAGAGTATAGTGAAGTGAGTGTCAGTATCTTTTCTTGGCATTCAATGTCAGTGTACTTAAGTATGACCAGTAAGATCACGCACCCACTGCTTTGCTTCGTTCTCCCCGCTTGTAGGTGCACAGAGACGTCTGAACATATGCAGTACTTGTTGTCTGCTCTCCTCAAACAAGGCCTCACTCCCGCCATGATGAAGCCAGTACTGCTTGGCGTACTCATCCACATATAACTGACTTTCGTTCAGTAGACGAACCAGATCGGTGATGCTCCTATCGACAACGGGGGCGTTATAGCTGTTGTTGCTATAGTAATCGTACATGTAAGTGACCACTGTCTCAGAAATGATTCCAATGGCTGCACCGTAGGCCGTTGCATTGGCATCGATGTAGTGGTCATCTTCTGGAATGTGTGCAACCATGGCATACCTGATAGACTGGGTGGTGGCTTCAGGAAGGGGTGCGTAGTATGCTTGATAAGCTGCAGTGTGTTCTTTATTTGCGAGTAGTTGAGAAGCATTGCTTCCAATCTTGGCAGCAAACCGGTCAATCATTGTCCGAAACACCTTGAGGACGTTGTTGTTGATGACATGCTCGCCACGACGGGATGTTTTTTTCTTCTCATCCTCGCTGGTCTTTGGGTCTTTAGGTCTGTTGGATTTTTTGCCAAATTCGTGGATCAGAACCCGAGCAGCAACTCCTTTGGCACCAGCGCTACCCCCGACCTTCTTCATGGCATTTGCGACCACCTTTTCTGTGGTACCCTTGACTGCCAGTTTTTCGCCAACTCTGAAGGCTGCAGTCCCAACGGCATGTTCTGTTCCAGCTGTGAGAACATCCAGCACAAGACCCAAAGCGGCGCTGGCTCCTTTCTCCTTTGCAAGATCATAGTCCCCATGGCAAACGGCTGATATAGCTTCAACTGTGTTCTTGATAGTACCCACGACAGGGATGAAGTCAAGTCAGTCTGTCCATATGCTCATGTTTGTTGTTACTTGTCTGAAAAAGAAACAAGTAAGGATTAATTATTCCATCTGGTGCAGGAACGTCTAGAGGACGTGAGTAAATCTGGTTccacgcagcttttagcaaaaaCCTGAAAACTACACACCAGATGACCCATGAAGAtagagttagaattggtcttcacttaaccatgcttgtcgtaaggcgaCTGACGGCTATCGgttgatcaggctcgctgacttggttgacacatgtcatcgtatcccagttgcatagatcgacgCACATGCTGACGATCATGTGTCCCTATTTACAGAACTTTGCCCTGTAGCTTGCAtgtttctgagtgcggcgtaaaactaaactcactcacacaatagTGGACGTCTGAACCACTCTATTATCCTTACTACCCAGCCCTCCTTGAAATACTAAATCCCTATGGCAAGTCCTGATAAATCTCCCAACTCACTGGGTCTCCGTTTCACTTTAAATAGGTGTaattgttacaatcaaaattatatatacacatgagcattaattaagcactaACCATTGTCATGCTATAAGATTGTATTTAACACAACACGCTGGCCATttatgatatggaaaccaaacacatggttataatttcgttaactgaaccatctaaagtgccaatccatcaactaccaacactgcgGCTACTTTCGCCTGTAATGTATTGACGGTTATATGGCCATATGTCTGTGGTCCAACGTACACAAAATTCTTACAAAACGTTtactgttcaatcctaagccaacagtaatggtgatatcagtatttggtgtatcctcaTGAAGAGTCTGGACTAATTTCTGTAGGTAttgaacaggtggatcccttacttgaacttgacgccccagatggtcccataaatgttcagttgggttgaggtcagggcttcTCCCAGGCATTCTGTCAActgcgttgttctgcaagtatgccATAACAGCCCTGGAACGATGGGGCCTAGCATTATCGTCCAAAAATACTGTCCGACTGACGATATAGGTAGTTATCAAAATGcgggacaacagcagcttccagtacttcctgttggcATCTCTAACCATTGAGTGATACGATTCAGCTTACATTCAAAGGAGATACACCCCCACCATTACAGATTCACCgccaaagggttcagctgcatggatcatccgctgttgatgagcctcattactccttctccaaactcgccaacggccatcagtaacacgaagaagaagacggctttcatcggaccaatggatcctgcgcCATGTCCTCAGGTTGTGGTTTTGCCTTTGATTACACCACGCCAAGCGTTGAACtttgtgtctatcagtgagtaagAGACGTCTGATTTGACAACGTGCACggacctgagcctccttcggatggtgctggttgagagacgaacCCCCACTCTCCAatgttctctgagatctttggcattggtcatgggcctgcgtctcactaggcgaactagggcacggtcatcacggggagtggtctttctcggccttcctgatcgtgcacgatccttgacgtaaccagtggcTGCATGTTTCCTGACAAGGTgactaatgacagtgtgactgatattcaatctggacccaTTGCTGCGACgggacaaaccagcttcatgcttaccaataatctgccatctggtattttcagaaaggctacgcctcggcatgtccaaaaaagttcaatttcagcactgttcacttattgatgcgtcgataagaaagcaatgagaatacttcatttcacctttttatacccCTCTGTCACTTGTAAAACTacagaactttagcatgaaaagcatgcatttgagtcagcacgtgAAGTTCATGCTAAAtgcatatgtatttatatataactgGTTGCCTTCTCAgttttgatccctttttgtCACAATCGACAGTTAattttggtggtgcttaattaatgctcatgtgtatatattcatgGACTAAGCGTTGGTGTAGATATGAGAGGCAGTCAAAGTCTTTAGAGGTAGCTGAGTTACAGGGAgtgaccagaaatgggccttacccatgtggggtatcaaacccggatctttggcgtggcaagcaaacgctctaaccactaggctaccccaacgccccaaAGTGACTTACAGAAACATTTCTTCCAGTGTCAGTATGGTTTAAGTCAGTTATGGTATCTTGTACTGGCTTCCAATGCCAGCTGggttgggtagtctagtggataaGGCGTTtacccgtcacgccgaagacctaggatcgattctccacatgagaagctctggtgtcccccgccttgatattaccggaatattactaaaatggGGGTAAAACAAAACTGATTATATACTTAttatgtatttttgaaaaacGAATGGCCCTAACAGGCTTCCGTAAAAGTGGGATACGAGGTATTTGGACAGCACCTACCTTATCCAGAAACTTTCTAGCTAGAAACATAAAGAAAGACACCTTACCTGCTACTCCTTACACACCAACCTGGTATTGAGCGACGAACGTCTGTGCTGTCTGTGTTAACGGTGTTATCTTTgtccttcacacatacacatacaaatacacatacacatacacaccttcCCTACCAGTAAGAAGTGAGTGTGCCGAGGCGACATCGGCATGACACAACCAATTTCGGGAAACAGGTGGGCATATCGTGATCACCGGACACATTTCCGGAGAATGAGTCATGCGGTAAGCTCCGACCActtgattattattatcattcgTTCAGGGTGTCTGTAACTTACGTCCTCGTTACCAACTCTCAAGTGACTCGACAGTGATATTGTCCATACTATTGTTGGGCCGCCGCCTAACTGAGACTGCACACTGCGTGCACGGCTTCTCGGTAAACTGACGCGGGATTACTGGGAATctcatttagtagaaaccgtgTGTCCGGGTATGCTGTAATCCGCCCCGAATGCCCTGCTGATATAGACAACCTATCAAACGTTCAGACGTATAATAGTGTAAACGTtgtcacttacttcagtcaattGTTGTAAACTTGGCTtcgcaaaatattccatactgtccGAAGGCACTGTTTACCTATCGGAAAGAGTTCCGCCAGTACCCCCATCTTTTTACGAGGTAAATTTGAGTCCTTCCCCAATGTAATACTCCACCACTgttcattgattgtttattATACTTGTTCttaatgttaaaaatattattgtcaAGAGTTGAAGTGTAACTGAAAACTGGCGAATTTTTGACGAAACGTAACATGTATGATCCACGCGGGGTTCGTCTGcgtaaggtttgcagttggttcctccAGAAATCAATATTCGATGTaacaacacacatgcacacacgcatgcacgcatgcacacacaccgttttaagtgagtctaaacgtttgatgggttGTATATGTATTATAGCTGAGTGAATCATCTCCGTGATCTTACGTGATGTCGCTCGAATGCTTCCGCAAACGCACGCTAACACGACTGAGATAACATCGCACACATCACGCGTGCGAACGCACACATCCGTGCACATGGGGTATCCTCGTTTTGGCATCACTCTTTTGTTGAGGGTGGCGAAGTAGTCATGCGTGTTGATTGGAAGAACAATAGGAGGTGGCAGGGTCGTTTCaagtacactcttcaaaaaaagaaacgcaaaatgaaattcaaaactgatacaattttgtacacatatgtaaacgcAAACATTCTTTAGGGTTGCAcgttgtttctggaatgttttagaagatcatgcttgaccaaacgcaacaAAAAaatttgaacggttttatcactcagaattgtcatgatgtgcgtggatgtcatgcaaCACAAATATCAGGCACAATtattgtttctcacgtgcaaagcatgagtacaacatgtgactataaaatacccaaatgaatctcacaatttcatccacgatctttgcaaaTACTGTACATGAAATcatcgaaatcaggcaattggacgattTAAAGAGTGAACTGGCGAATtaaagagtgaggtggcaaggatcttcaacgttcatcgcagcacaataactcgattgtgggatcgatttcgtcaaacaaattagacaaatgaccgtccaagatcaggaagacaCACCTGCaaaagatcggtacatccgggtaacccacctacgtgaccgcCATTGTACCGCCCGGGACatagcacaagaacagtttggagcccgtgcagtgtccgatcagacaatcgggaaccgtctccgagaagCAGGAATATTCGCCAAACGTCCAAACGCTGTCCCCTTCTTGTCACcactacatcgacgtcgacgtcgacgagtgagatggtgCAACACGGTGCTGCCATGCAACCTGGCAATGTGGAGGCAAATATGGTTTAGTGATGAATTCCGTTATCTCCTTAGGCGACGTTATGGTAGAGACCAtgtctacagacgacgtcatgaagGTTTTGCTCCTaaccttaaccccctggatgccgagttttttttcaggcgcacattttcataaggtttgaaaagtgaacgttgtgcgagatttgcgctcgcgtggtcctggatctgcgtacggctatgaaattgcacagacatgtagaatatttaatttcctatccgttggtataaatataattgcgactacctcaggggtttgagaaatagacactgctaaaagttgtccaaaacttttgtgtgtgttcaaaaacagtaaatttctcagttttttatcgtgcaccaataaaagcactctgctacgatttttttaatttggcatctttacggaaagtgtgagcgaagaaaatacagcttgatatctgaacgacataagtgtatatgaaatggatgaatgtgctaatgcataacgtcctactcacaaaatcaaaaatgacccgcaataactgtcaaaaatcgattttctgctatgacgtcaaacgtcgacagagaggtcatgcacgtataaaggtaagggggcataactcagctatggtttacattaggtcaatgtaactccgatcacatggagagaat
The window above is part of the Haliotis asinina isolate JCU_RB_2024 chromosome 1, JCU_Hal_asi_v2, whole genome shotgun sequence genome. Proteins encoded here:
- the LOC137281719 gene encoding uncharacterized protein, yielding MKKVGGSAGAKGVAARVLIHEFGKKSNRPKDPKTSEDEKKKTSRRGEHVINNNVLKVFRTMIDRFAAKIGSNASQLLANKEHTAAYQAYYAPLPEATTQSIRYAMVAHIPEDDHYIDANATAYGAAIGIISETVVTYMYDYYSNNSYNAPVVDRSITDLVRLLNESQLYVDEYAKQYWLHHGGSEALFEESRQQVLHMFRRLCAPTSGENEAKQWVRDLTGHT